The archaeon genome includes the window AGCTGGTAGTAGGCGCCGGGTTCCTGTCGGCGAGCAAGGTCGTGGCCCCGATTGGAGGGATGGTCTTCGGGCCGGCCGTCGGAGGGCTCGCGGCCGTCGTCGGCGACTTCATCGACGTCGCGCTGGGGAGGATTGTCCTCGACGCGTTCGGGATTCCCATACTGGCCGCGGACGTGGCCATTGCCCTTACCGCTGGGCTTGCGTTCTCAGGAAGGAGGGTCGCCGCGGTGGTTGTGCCCGTCGCGGCCCTTGCCGTCTACGTCCTCGACCCCGTCTCGGTGCTGCTTGTCGCTGGGTTCCCGTTCGTTTGGTTCCACTCAGTCGGCTTCGTGCTGCTGGGCTTCGCCCTCCTCCTCGAGAAGAGGGGTGCGCTGTCGAGGCTGAGCCCGTTCTTCATAGGCGCGGTCGCGTTGTCTTCGGAGCTCTGCGGGCAACTTGTCGGCACTCTGGTCGGCCAGACCCTACAGGTTCAGGTCTACTCTCTGTTGAGCCCTGATGCCTGGGCTGCGAGGACTTCGATCGTCTTCTGGCTCTATCCTCCCGAGAGGTCGGTCTTCGCCGCCTTGTCGCTGCTGGTGGCGTACCCCGTGTTGAAGGCCCTGTCCAGGAAGGCCCCGGCGGATCCTAGAGTTTCCTGATGATCGCCCTGGCCATCTCTCTGGTGCCCGATTTGCCGCCGAGGTCGTAGGTGAGATGGGTCCCCTCCTTCATCACCGCATGGGTCGCGCCAAAGATGGCCTTCGCTGCCCTCTTCTCTCCGAGGTAGTCCAGCATCCACGCGCCCGAGAGGATCGTGGCCGTAGGATTCACCTTGTCCTTGCCTGCGTACTTGGGAGTGCTGCCGTGCGCGGGCTCGAACATGGCGTAGCCGTCACCGAAGTTCCCAGAGTAGACGACGCCGATGCTCCCGACGAGCCCCGAGGCCTCTTCTGACATGATGTCCATGAACAGGTTGGTCCCGACGATGACGGACCGATTGAACCTCTGGGGATTCTTCACCAGCTGCTGAGCGAAGTTGTCGATGAAGAGGTCCTCGAGCTCGACCCCTTTGTGGGCCTTGGCTACGCCCCTGACGGAGTCAAGGAACATGGTGTCGGTGACCTTCAGGATGTTGGCTTTCGAGATGGCAAAGACCTTCTTCCACCCCCTCCTGTCAGCCTCCTCGAATGCGAACTTGGCGACCTTCGTGGACTTGTCTTTCGTGATCAGCCTGATGGCAATCGAGACGTCGTCCGAGAGCTTGTGCTCTATCCCGGCATACAGGCCTTCGGTCGCCTCCCTGACAAGCACGAAGTCTACGTCGCCGAGGGGCCCTTTCTGTCCGGGGAAGGTCTTGACCGGTCTGACGTTCGCATAGAGATTGAAACGCTGGCGGATGCTGACAGCGACGCTCCGAGGCGTGCCTGGAATCGGGAGAGTCGTGGTCGGGCCCTTGAGGCAGCAGTCAGCCGACTCGAGGACCTTCCATGAGGCGTCTGGGACGAAGGTCGGGCCCTTGCTCTTTTCCCACCATTCAGACCCGGCTTCGCAGGTAAGAAATTCCGCGGATGTCCCCGCAGCTTTCAGGACTTCAAGGGTCGCTCCGACCAGCTCGGGGCCGGTCCCGTCCCCCTTGATCACTGCGACCTTCTTCAAGCGGAGGCCGCGGGGCTCAGGACGGGCTTAAACGCTTCGATGGAGCTAGCCTTCAATCTTGAAATCGTGATGCCTCCGCACAGCCGCCTCCCGCACTATGACCGAGTCGACCCGTGCGCGCGGGGGCCCCCTCCTCGCCCACTCCACCAGAAGAGCCACGTCGTATGGTTCCCCCTCCAGGTGCGCCTGTACGGAACCGTCGGCCAGGTTCTTGACCCATCCCCTCACCCCGTGCTGGGAGGCGAGGCGGGCCATCGAGGCCCTGAAGAGGACGCCGTGCACAAGGCCGTCGATGATCAGCATCTTTGCCACCTTCATCCAGGCCACCGGCCGGGACGAGGCGCGTGTTTCAAGCTGACGGGGGGCCGGGCCACGTGGAGGCGTAGGTCAACCGATAAATATGGAGAGCGGGCTCGAAGGGGCATGTCCGAAGTCAAGGTGGAAGCGACTGCCATCGAGGCTGAGATGTCTAAGATCATCGACCCGGAGCTCGGAAGGCCCATCACGGATCTGAAACTCATCGACAAGGTGCAGGTGGACGGCGGGCACGTGGACCTCGAGTTTCACCTGACAGCCCAATACTGTCCTCCCGTCTTCGCCTTGAAGATCGCCAGCGACATAAAGAAAGGGCTCCTCGCAGTGAATGGTGTGAAGGACGCGAAGGTCACCCTCAGGGGGCACTACCTCGCCGATGCGGTCAACAAGCAGGTCAACAAGCCTGCTCCAGTCCCACAGTAGCCCCTGAAGATCAGTCAAAGCATATAGAGAACTCGGACTTCTATAGAGTGTGAACGCCCGCAAGGTGCTGGAGATGGGGGGAGGGACGTATCTCGTCTCGATTCCAAAGGCGTGGGCGAAGAAGAACGGGATCACGAAGGGCGCCACGGTCTCGGTGGAAGAGCTCTCGGGCAGGAAGCTGCTCCTGAGACCCATCGAAGATGTCCAGGAGAAGCCAAAGGAGGTCGTGATCGAGTACCCCGGAGAAGACCTCGCCCAGGTGAGGAACGACCTCACTGGAGCATACCTGTTGGGTTACGACGTGATAAGGATCCAGGGGCGGAACGTGATCTCGAGAGAAGACAGGGCGGGGATCAAAGCCACGATGGGGAGGCTCGTGGGATTGGAGATCATGGACGAGGACTCGAAGAGGATGACCGTTCAGTTCCTCCTGGAGTCCTCGGCGATCGTGCCCGAGAGGATCGTGAGGAGGATGTCGGGCCTCCTCGAGGGGATGCTCAGGGACACGCTGGAGGGCCTCGCAAAGGGGGACAGGAAGCTACTGGCGATCGTCGGAGAGAGGGACGACGAGGTCGACAGATTGTACTTCCTCCTGGTGAGGGCGACGAGGGACGCGATAATCAGACCGGGGGTAGCAGAGAGCTACGGCCTGACGCCCGTCGACGTGCTTGACTACAGGGTGGTCGCCAGCTTCCTCGAGAGCGTGGGCGACGCGGTTACGGAGCTCTCCAAGAGGCTCAACGCGTCCCCCACTTCGAAGCAGGCCTCCAGGGCATATGGTTCGTGCGTCTCTCGATTGATTGAGATGAACGAGCTGGCCACCAAGGCTTTCATCTCGAGGCGCGCCGGGAGGCTCGGATCGCCGAACCTGAAGGTTCAGAGCCTTGCTGGAGAAGTGAACGCGCTGATAGCGGAGGCCTCCTCAAGGCAGGGCGGAGAAGGGAGCGGAGTCGCGGAGATCCTGGGCTCGCTGGACAGGGTCAGCAAACTTCTGGTGGACGTCTCCGACCTGGCAGTTATCACACACGCCACAGCGCAGTAGGTTCGGTGCCCGATGAAGAAGGCGATTCCTGCCAGCAACGCTTAATTATAGAAATCGTTCGGCTGCAATATGCCGAGATATCTCTTCGTGACTGGAGGGGTGATGTCAGGCCTCGGCAAGGGCATTACAACCTCCTCGGTTGCGAAGCTTCTCCAGCTCTCTGGCTTGAAGGTAAGTTGCCTCAAGATCGACCCCTACTTGAACTTCGATGCCGGTACGATGAACCCGTACACCCACGGGGAGGTCTTCGTGACGGACGATGGAGGCGAGACCGACATGGACCTCGGCAACTACGAGCGCTTCCTGAACGTCAACATGACAAGGTCCAACAACATCACGACAGGCCAGATCTACAAGAAGGTGATCGACGAAGAGAGGAAGGGCCGGTTCCTCGGGAAGTCTGTGCAGATCATCCCGCACATAACTGATGAAATTAAGCGCAGGATTCGCGAGCTGGCCGCTGCAGAGAGGGTCGACATCCTAGTCGTCGAGTGCGGGGGCACCGTGGGCGACATTGAGAGCCTGCCCTTCCTGGAGGCTTTCAGGCAGATGAGGATGGAGGAGGGCTGGGGACGCACTCTGTTCATGCACGTCAGCCTCGCCCCAGAGCTCTCGGTCGTAGGGGAGATGAAGACCAAGCCGACCCAGCACAGCGTTCAGGAGATGAGGAGGATTGGCATCCAGCCGGACGTCGCCGTGATTCGCGGCACCAGGCCCCTGCCCAAGGAGGCCAAAGAGAAGATCTCCCTCTTCACCAGCGTCCCGCTCGGGAGCGTGATATCAGACCCCGACGTGGCCTCGATCTACGAGGTTCCCAGGCTACTCGCGAAGGAGGGCATACTGAAGCCCGTCCTGAAGCAGCTGGGCACGAAGTCGAGGCCTAAGATGTCGAAGTGGAACGGCGTCGCCAGGAGGTTCGTCGGAAAGAGGAGGGAAGTAGACATAGCCCTCATCGGGAAGTACGCCAGCCTCTCCGACAGCTACGTGAGCGTCAACCAGGCTCTCGCCCACGCGGCGGCCGCGAAGGGGGTCAGGGCGAAGATTTCGTGGATCGAGTCGGAAGAGCTCGAGTCAGACCCGTCAAAACTGAAGCTCGTCGAAGCTCAGGACGGGATCGTCCTTCCTCAAGGTTTCGGGAGCCGGGGGATCGAAGGAAAGATTGCCGCCGCCAACCACGCAAGAGTGAAACAGATACCGTTCCTTGGGCTCTGCTTCGGGTTTCAGCTGGCGACGGTCGCTTTCGCAAGGAACGTCCTCGGATTCGAGGACGCCAACACGACTGAGGTGGCGCCGGAGACGAGGCATCCTGTGATTGACCTCCTCCCCGAACAGAAGAATGTCTCGGACCTCGGAGGAACGATGAGGCTGGGCGGGCACGATGTCTTCCTGGAAAGGCCAAGCCGGGCCTATGAGATCTATCGGAGCGCGAAGATCCGTGAGAGGCACAGG containing:
- a CDS encoding isocitrate/isopropylmalate dehydrogenase family protein; translation: MKKVAVIKGDGTGPELVGATLEVLKAAGTSAEFLTCEAGSEWWEKSKGPTFVPDASWKVLESADCCLKGPTTTLPIPGTPRSVAVSIRQRFNLYANVRPVKTFPGQKGPLGDVDFVLVREATEGLYAGIEHKLSDDVSIAIRLITKDKSTKVAKFAFEEADRRGWKKVFAISKANILKVTDTMFLDSVRGVAKAHKGVELEDLFIDNFAQQLVKNPQRFNRSVIVGTNLFMDIMSEEASGLVGSIGVVYSGNFGDGYAMFEPAHGSTPKYAGKDKVNPTATILSGAWMLDYLGEKRAAKAIFGATHAVMKEGTHLTYDLGGKSGTREMARAIIRKL
- a CDS encoding CTP synthase — its product is MPRYLFVTGGVMSGLGKGITTSSVAKLLQLSGLKVSCLKIDPYLNFDAGTMNPYTHGEVFVTDDGGETDMDLGNYERFLNVNMTRSNNITTGQIYKKVIDEERKGRFLGKSVQIIPHITDEIKRRIRELAAAERVDILVVECGGTVGDIESLPFLEAFRQMRMEEGWGRTLFMHVSLAPELSVVGEMKTKPTQHSVQEMRRIGIQPDVAVIRGTRPLPKEAKEKISLFTSVPLGSVISDPDVASIYEVPRLLAKEGILKPVLKQLGTKSRPKMSKWNGVARRFVGKRREVDIALIGKYASLSDSYVSVNQALAHAAAAKGVRAKISWIESEELESDPSKLKLVEAQDGIVLPQGFGSRGIEGKIAAANHARVKQIPFLGLCFGFQLATVAFARNVLGFEDANTTEVAPETRHPVIDLLPEQKNVSDLGGTMRLGGHDVFLERPSRAYEIYRSAKIRERHRHRFEVNQKYLKAMGERGLKYSAFSDGGKRAEILELEGHPFYMGTQFHPEYVSRPERPEPIYLAFLEACASAPRRKRSS
- a CDS encoding DUF59 domain-containing protein; amino-acid sequence: MSEVKVEATAIEAEMSKIIDPELGRPITDLKLIDKVQVDGGHVDLEFHLTAQYCPPVFALKIASDIKKGLLAVNGVKDAKVTLRGHYLADAVNKQVNKPAPVPQ
- a CDS encoding acylphosphatase, whose product is MKVAKMLIIDGLVHGVLFRASMARLASQHGVRGWVKNLADGSVQAHLEGEPYDVALLVEWARRGPPRARVDSVIVREAAVRRHHDFKIEG
- a CDS encoding phosphate uptake regulator PhoU, producing MNARKVLEMGGGTYLVSIPKAWAKKNGITKGATVSVEELSGRKLLLRPIEDVQEKPKEVVIEYPGEDLAQVRNDLTGAYLLGYDVIRIQGRNVISREDRAGIKATMGRLVGLEIMDEDSKRMTVQFLLESSAIVPERIVRRMSGLLEGMLRDTLEGLAKGDRKLLAIVGERDDEVDRLYFLLVRATRDAIIRPGVAESYGLTPVDVLDYRVVASFLESVGDAVTELSKRLNASPTSKQASRAYGSCVSRLIEMNELATKAFISRRAGRLGSPNLKVQSLAGEVNALIAEASSRQGGEGSGVAEILGSLDRVSKLLVDVSDLAVITHATAQ